From the genome of Halostella limicola, one region includes:
- a CDS encoding helix-turn-helix domain-containing protein, whose amino-acid sequence MPHAKLAIDLPDHTWIGDLSIAHPEVVFQVVTSIPGEGTGIGLVRLIATDPLPIITDIQVRDDVEDLELLWKHDDEALLQIQTANPLPLLPVWRAGVPLKMPFDIQDGEATWEVTTSTSRLSSLRDHLDDLGIGFSIEYVREIDASQADQLLTNRQQEVLMAAVKAGYYRAPRESTLGDVAETLGVANATCSDVLHRAEGHIIHWFVEEHMEAYDVGPHMSSKFNE is encoded by the coding sequence ATGCCACACGCGAAACTCGCGATAGATCTTCCAGATCACACCTGGATTGGTGACCTCTCAATCGCTCATCCGGAGGTAGTGTTTCAGGTCGTCACGAGTATCCCAGGTGAAGGAACCGGTATTGGACTCGTTCGACTCATTGCGACCGACCCGCTGCCTATCATCACCGACATTCAAGTTCGTGATGACGTCGAGGACCTTGAACTGCTTTGGAAACACGACGACGAAGCGCTCCTCCAGATACAGACGGCGAATCCGCTCCCGCTTCTCCCGGTCTGGCGGGCCGGTGTGCCGCTCAAGATGCCCTTCGACATTCAGGATGGGGAGGCCACGTGGGAGGTGACGACATCGACGAGTCGCCTCTCGAGCCTCCGCGACCACCTCGACGATTTGGGCATCGGATTTTCTATCGAGTACGTTCGTGAGATCGATGCGAGCCAGGCTGACCAATTGTTGACTAACCGCCAGCAAGAAGTACTGATGGCCGCCGTCAAAGCCGGTTACTACCGCGCACCACGGGAATCGACGTTAGGTGATGTGGCCGAGACGCTCGGCGTCGCGAACGCAACATGTAGCGACGTACTCCATCGTGCCGAGGGTCACATCATCCACTGGTTCGTCGAGGAGCACATGGAAGCGTATGATGTCGGGCCTCACATGAGTTCTAAGTTTAATGAATAG
- a CDS encoding SRPBCC family protein has translation MCKPSKADILIDAPLETVFKYVGAPENHSTMNPSIIDVTGVEELPNGGHEAEFTFQMLGRNLHGHETSTSSRRIDASSKSRTMSTLAQRMNCRARTSKHDMPLQTKSNHLDLAFLGD, from the coding sequence ATGTGCAAACCATCAAAAGCGGACATTCTCATCGACGCCCCCCTCGAAACGGTCTTCAAGTACGTGGGTGCCCCTGAAAACCACTCCACGATGAATCCGAGCATCATCGATGTCACTGGTGTCGAAGAGCTCCCGAACGGCGGTCACGAGGCGGAGTTCACATTCCAGATGCTCGGCAGAAACCTTCACGGGCACGAGACATCAACTTCGTCCCGCCGAATCGACGCGTCTTCGAAGTCGAGGACGATGTCGACGCTCGCACAACGTATGAACTGTCGAGCGAGGACGAGCAAACACGATATGCCTTTACAAACGAAATCGAACCACCTGGATTTGGCCTTCTTGGGCGACTGA
- a CDS encoding universal stress protein codes for MTGLDRILVCVDGSDCALRAAKYGIELAKVHGASVDVLHVIERGRRVAREPKGLSKRRREAGEEYLDEVGDLAIEIGYDVDTHLEEGVPHRRITEYVRENDVDIVVMGRRGRSKLAERLLGGVTERVLRRTDRPVLTVPAAEGASGSAVERVLLPTDGSDNAVQAVPVGTEIAGQHSATIHVLTAVDVAAEAGLFDAGGVDREYIERLEADGQEDVDAAAERIRSADSGVVIETAVIRDTPHVAIREYVEENNIDLIVMASEGTSDLAGQVLGSVADRVLRTVDVPVLIIVI; via the coding sequence ATGACTGGCCTTGACCGAATTCTCGTCTGTGTGGATGGGAGCGACTGCGCACTTCGCGCGGCGAAGTACGGGATCGAACTCGCCAAGGTCCACGGGGCTAGCGTCGACGTGTTACACGTCATTGAGCGGGGTCGAAGGGTTGCGCGCGAACCCAAGGGACTGAGCAAACGTCGGAGAGAAGCAGGTGAGGAGTACTTGGACGAGGTGGGAGATCTCGCTATCGAAATCGGCTACGACGTTGATACCCATCTAGAAGAAGGAGTCCCCCACCGTCGAATCACCGAATATGTGAGGGAGAACGATGTTGACATAGTTGTAATGGGGCGTCGCGGGCGGTCGAAGTTGGCGGAGAGGCTGCTCGGCGGCGTCACTGAACGTGTACTTCGACGTACAGATCGGCCGGTGCTCACCGTTCCAGCCGCCGAAGGCGCCTCCGGATCGGCGGTGGAACGCGTCCTCCTACCGACGGACGGTAGTGACAACGCGGTACAGGCGGTACCCGTAGGGACGGAAATCGCCGGACAACACAGTGCAACGATTCACGTTCTCACCGCGGTGGATGTCGCGGCGGAGGCGGGTCTATTCGACGCTGGCGGAGTTGACCGGGAGTACATCGAACGGTTGGAGGCCGATGGACAGGAGGATGTCGATGCGGCTGCAGAGCGCATCCGGTCTGCGGACTCCGGCGTCGTCATTGAGACCGCTGTCATACGCGACACGCCACATGTGGCGATCCGAGAGTACGTCGAGGAGAACAATATAGACCTCATCGTCATGGCCTCAGAGGGTACGTCCGACCTTGCCGGGCAGGTACTCGGAAGCGTCGCGGATCGCGTACTCAGAACCGTCGACGTCCCAGTCTTGATAATCGTCATCTGA
- a CDS encoding sodium:calcium antiporter, producing MTRGYPKVDMQVSGELLTQISIGAVALYALVTAASRAIDRLLALAEYYDIDEVLMGMTVLAVGTGLPELSSHLIASLGILSGTLDYQVTSAVVIGGNTGSSTVQQFLLVGVLLIGYGSIQLTRTFIRESYVPMLGAFAVTILVAWDGSISRLDGVVLFVLYLGYVGIRVSRREQLPTLRERPSLNPRWDILVATGLLILVLLSASIMLSVVELIVNTLALGGSTIGVMTIGVAAALPELTAVIDSIRRRAPNLALGTLIGSNIVNPLVGIGLGGAVSTYYVPPAVILWDLPFKLIVGAGLLIWTLYWRDGELTRREGAYLLGLYVVFVTGRLLLFSGQ from the coding sequence GTGACACGTGGCTATCCGAAGGTTGATATGCAGGTTTCAGGTGAGCTACTGACCCAGATCTCCATCGGTGCAGTTGCCCTGTACGCCTTGGTCACAGCCGCGAGTCGGGCGATCGATCGGCTGTTGGCACTCGCCGAGTACTATGATATTGACGAGGTTCTGATGGGGATGACCGTCCTCGCGGTGGGAACGGGCTTGCCCGAACTGAGCTCACACCTGATCGCGTCGCTGGGGATTCTCTCTGGAACCCTCGACTACCAAGTCACCTCCGCCGTCGTCATCGGCGGGAACACCGGTTCCTCGACCGTCCAGCAGTTTCTGCTCGTCGGCGTCCTCCTCATTGGGTACGGGAGTATACAGCTTACGCGAACGTTCATCCGCGAGAGCTACGTCCCGATGCTGGGCGCGTTCGCCGTGACGATTCTCGTGGCTTGGGACGGGTCGATCAGCCGGCTGGACGGTGTGGTCCTCTTCGTGCTGTACCTGGGGTACGTTGGCATCCGAGTGTCTCGTCGAGAGCAACTCCCGACGCTCAGGGAACGACCGAGTCTGAATCCCCGCTGGGATATCCTCGTTGCCACAGGTCTGCTCATCCTCGTTCTTCTTTCTGCGTCAATCATGCTGTCAGTCGTGGAATTGATCGTGAATACGCTGGCTCTCGGCGGGTCGACGATCGGCGTCATGACTATCGGTGTGGCCGCTGCGCTCCCAGAACTGACCGCCGTGATCGACTCGATTCGCCGTCGGGCACCGAATCTCGCGCTTGGGACCCTCATTGGGAGCAATATTGTCAACCCCCTCGTCGGCATTGGGCTGGGTGGTGCAGTATCGACCTACTACGTGCCGCCCGCCGTCATCCTCTGGGACCTTCCATTCAAGCTAATCGTGGGCGCCGGCCTCCTCATCTGGACGCTGTACTGGCGTGACGGTGAACTCACCCGACGGGAGGGGGCCTATTTGTTGGGGTTGTACGTCGTGTTCGTGACAGGCCGGCTGTTGTTGTTCTCAGGCCAGTAG
- a CDS encoding DUF5518 domain-containing protein: MLGAVVSIVAGFLPFVSFVAPLLGGVVAGDVYHAGLRDGVGAGALTGVFLAALGILLQILGPTFRRSPQRSSSDPGPVDFGSE; the protein is encoded by the coding sequence ATTCTCGGTGCGGTCGTCTCGATCGTCGCCGGCTTCCTGCCATTCGTATCATTCGTCGCACCGTTGCTTGGCGGCGTTGTTGCGGGAGATGTCTACCACGCTGGTCTACGAGACGGGGTAGGTGCAGGCGCACTTACGGGTGTTTTTCTCGCCGCCCTCGGGATACTGCTCCAGATATTGGGACCCACCTTTCGTCGTTCCCCGCAGCGGTCGTCCTCGGACCCTGGACCCGTGGATTTTGGCTCGGAATGA
- a CDS encoding VIT1/CCC1 transporter family protein codes for MLTRFLDSDIKSSGAYLAEIIYGANDGIVTTFAVVAGVAGAALDPGIVVILGVANLLADGFSMGMSNYLSRQSDIAYQATIGETTDIEKAPVYTALVTFVSFVIAGWTPLLPYIASVRPFFELSVVTTAVVFFLVGASRTFVTQRSWYRSGTEMLCIGLVAAGVAYGAGAFLSGVA; via the coding sequence ATGCTGACCCGTTTCCTCGACTCCGATATCAAATCATCCGGGGCGTATCTGGCAGAGATCATCTATGGGGCGAACGACGGGATCGTCACGACGTTCGCGGTCGTTGCCGGCGTCGCTGGTGCAGCACTCGATCCGGGTATCGTGGTCATCCTCGGAGTAGCGAATCTGCTTGCGGATGGGTTCTCGATGGGGATGAGCAATTACCTGAGCCGACAGTCCGATATCGCCTATCAGGCCACCATCGGTGAGACGACTGACATCGAGAAAGCACCAGTCTATACTGCGCTCGTGACGTTTGTCTCGTTCGTCATCGCTGGATGGACCCCACTGCTTCCGTATATTGCGTCCGTTCGTCCATTCTTCGAACTCTCGGTGGTGACGACTGCAGTCGTCTTCTTTCTTGTGGGGGCAAGTCGAACGTTCGTCACCCAACGGAGCTGGTATCGAAGCGGCACTGAAATGCTTTGCATCGGTCTCGTCGCAGCCGGCGTGGCCTACGGGGCAGGGGCCTTCCTGAGCGGGGTGGCCTGA
- a CDS encoding SLC13 family permease: protein MVSGRSRLFLVSALIAMGLVILLPLPGLSQAGTFALATMVFAAVLWVTEGLPLPATALCVPILLTLFGVFPTMAGALQAFADPIIFLLLAGFVLAEALKKHGIDRRIAYYLIGGLGTSARGIVFAVMAATALLSMIVSNSATTAMMVPIALGIARELTETQAESPASTSNIEIALLLGTAYAASIGGVGTLIGTPANAIVVAQLQTQLDHHISFLDWLAIGLPLVAVGLPVAWYLLVYRLFPPATVDVEQAQSHAAGALDELGSLNSAGRRTVGITSATAGLWVLGGLDFLFEDILPPAWYSTIFGGAGSIIGATHQGVLYYVLVGLAAVPMLLAADALEWDDVLRIDWGTLVLLGGGLALADGLAATDATQWLAELTFGGLTGVSVLVLILVVISVTVFLSELASNTAVVAIFAPILITIGPRYATVLNTTDEGAAVFLAVAGAVAASFGFALPVATPPNAIAFGTGTIHREHMLHAGVRLDILMILLSAVVLLGGFVLL, encoded by the coding sequence ATGGTGTCCGGGCGGTCACGGCTCTTTCTCGTAAGTGCCTTGATCGCTATGGGCCTCGTCATTCTCCTCCCACTGCCGGGGTTATCACAGGCCGGAACGTTCGCGCTTGCGACGATGGTGTTCGCCGCCGTCCTCTGGGTGACCGAGGGACTACCCCTTCCGGCGACGGCCCTCTGCGTGCCGATCCTGCTGACGCTCTTCGGCGTCTTCCCTACGATGGCCGGCGCACTCCAGGCGTTCGCGGATCCGATCATCTTCCTGTTACTCGCCGGCTTCGTGCTCGCCGAAGCGCTCAAGAAACACGGCATCGACCGTCGAATTGCCTATTATTTGATTGGTGGGCTGGGAACTTCCGCTCGTGGGATCGTGTTCGCGGTTATGGCGGCGACTGCCCTCCTGTCGATGATCGTCTCGAACTCCGCGACGACGGCGATGATGGTTCCTATCGCGCTCGGGATTGCACGTGAATTGACCGAAACTCAGGCGGAAAGCCCAGCATCCACCTCCAATATTGAAATCGCACTGCTGTTGGGCACGGCCTACGCGGCAAGCATCGGCGGCGTTGGGACGCTCATCGGGACGCCCGCCAATGCCATTGTCGTCGCTCAGCTCCAAACACAGCTCGACCATCACATCAGTTTCCTCGACTGGCTGGCCATCGGGCTGCCACTCGTAGCGGTCGGTCTTCCGGTCGCTTGGTACCTGCTCGTGTACCGGCTTTTTCCGCCAGCAACTGTCGACGTAGAACAAGCCCAGTCCCATGCGGCAGGGGCACTCGACGAACTGGGGTCGCTGAATTCGGCTGGCCGGCGGACAGTTGGGATTACAAGCGCGACCGCCGGACTTTGGGTGCTCGGAGGGCTCGATTTCCTGTTCGAAGATATCCTGCCACCGGCTTGGTACAGCACGATCTTCGGCGGTGCCGGCAGTATTATCGGTGCCACACACCAGGGCGTGCTGTATTACGTGTTAGTGGGACTCGCAGCAGTGCCGATGCTGCTGGCCGCTGACGCTCTCGAGTGGGACGACGTCTTACGAATCGATTGGGGGACGTTGGTGCTCCTCGGAGGTGGGCTCGCACTGGCAGATGGCTTAGCAGCGACTGACGCGACACAGTGGCTTGCAGAGCTCACGTTTGGTGGTCTAACCGGTGTGTCCGTCCTTGTGCTCATTCTCGTGGTCATAAGCGTCACCGTGTTTCTCAGCGAACTCGCATCGAACACGGCCGTGGTCGCTATTTTCGCTCCGATACTTATCACCATCGGCCCACGATATGCAACCGTCCTGAATACGACCGACGAGGGCGCAGCTGTCTTCCTGGCAGTGGCTGGCGCCGTCGCCGCAAGTTTTGGGTTCGCACTACCGGTTGCGACGCCCCCGAACGCCATTGCATTCGGGACCGGAACTATCCACCGAGAACATATGCTTCATGCCGGGGTCCGGTTGGATATACTGATGATTCTTCTGTCAGCGGTGGTTCTCCTCGGTGGTTTTGTTCTCCTCTGA
- a CDS encoding SDR family NAD(P)-dependent oxidoreductase, with amino-acid sequence MLDDKIAIVTGGSTGIGKAIAEKYLEYGAEVVIANRSEEAGRETAAELGCDFQQCDIADYDQAQHLVESTIDEYDRLDAIVNNAGIGRVGTVEDMTIKDWNDVIQINLTGVMYGTRVALPYLKQTDGCIINVASIYGLVGGPGAAAYSAAKGGVVNLTREIAVDYASDGVRVNSICPGFVETPMTDEYLDQEQFYEFVHGQTPMGRVAQPEEIGGIAMFLASDEASYITGANIPVDGGWTAH; translated from the coding sequence ATGCTCGACGACAAAATCGCAATCGTCACGGGTGGTTCGACAGGCATCGGGAAAGCGATCGCAGAAAAGTATCTCGAGTACGGTGCGGAGGTCGTAATCGCGAATCGCTCAGAAGAAGCTGGACGTGAGACGGCTGCGGAACTAGGCTGTGACTTCCAGCAGTGTGATATAGCTGATTACGATCAGGCCCAGCATCTCGTCGAGAGCACGATTGACGAGTACGACCGGTTGGATGCCATAGTGAACAATGCGGGGATCGGGCGGGTTGGCACGGTTGAAGATATGACGATCAAGGACTGGAACGACGTCATTCAGATCAATCTTACGGGAGTGATGTACGGCACCCGCGTTGCGCTTCCTTACCTCAAACAGACCGACGGCTGTATTATCAATGTGGCCTCTATTTACGGACTCGTCGGTGGACCGGGAGCAGCAGCGTACTCCGCCGCGAAAGGTGGCGTCGTGAACCTGACCCGGGAGATCGCCGTCGACTATGCGAGCGACGGGGTACGGGTCAACAGCATCTGTCCCGGTTTCGTCGAAACACCGATGACCGACGAATATCTCGATCAGGAACAGTTCTATGAGTTCGTCCACGGGCAAACACCGATGGGTCGTGTTGCCCAACCCGAGGAAATCGGCGGGATCGCGATGTTTCTCGCGTCCGACGAGGCTTCCTACATTACAGGGGCGAACATTCCAGTGGATGGTGGGTGGACAGCCCATTGA
- a CDS encoding HAD-IC family P-type ATPase has translation MTGESAPVLKDPDWWGKENAPLGDRRNMAFAGTTVTRGRGRGLVVETGSETVIGRLARDVSAVEGGNPPLVVRIERFTRLVAVVVLIAALVTALLGIFVRGFGANEIFLFAVALAVSAIPEGLPVTMTVALGVATNRMGRAGVIVRQLVAVEGLGNCTMIATDKTGTLTENELTVRQLRLPIGTTLEVTGAGYTPDGTVLQDGSQPDPAVADDLARLAQAAALCNEGSTLVNVLADTGGSHRRGTRLVDVQNGIVSRNG, from the coding sequence TTGACCGGTGAATCCGCTCCGGTCCTGAAAGATCCTGATTGGTGGGGTAAGGAAAACGCCCCATTAGGAGATCGCCGTAACATGGCCTTCGCTGGCACAACCGTCACCCGAGGTCGAGGACGTGGTCTCGTCGTTGAGACCGGCTCCGAAACAGTCATCGGACGTCTTGCTCGCGATGTGTCGGCCGTCGAAGGAGGCAATCCACCGCTGGTGGTTCGGATAGAGCGATTCACTCGGCTCGTTGCCGTCGTGGTTCTTATTGCAGCGCTCGTCACTGCACTGTTGGGGATTTTTGTCCGTGGCTTCGGCGCCAACGAGATATTCCTGTTTGCTGTAGCCCTCGCTGTGTCTGCGATTCCTGAAGGCCTACCAGTCACCATGACCGTCGCGCTCGGCGTCGCGACCAACCGGATGGGGCGGGCCGGCGTCATCGTTCGCCAACTCGTCGCTGTTGAGGGACTGGGAAACTGTACGATGATTGCAACGGACAAGACGGGCACGCTGACCGAGAACGAACTGACCGTTCGGCAGCTCCGACTCCCGATTGGAACGACGCTGGAAGTGACTGGTGCTGGATACACCCCTGACGGGACAGTCCTGCAGGACGGGAGCCAGCCGGATCCGGCTGTGGCGGATGACCTCGCTCGCCTTGCTCAAGCGGCAGCACTATGTAACGAGGGTAGCACGCTTGTAAACGTATTAGCTGACACTGGCGGTTCTCATCGGAGAGGAACTCGTCTTGTTGACGTCCAGAACGGGATCGTTTCTCGAAACGGGTAG
- a CDS encoding DUF5518 domain-containing protein — MIGAVVGSVLGFVPLVLLVAPVVGGGVAGYLERDGAKRGAVAGGVAGLLMAALTTVITGTITFVRFGDLPFASPNVPLEGLALAAALSLLASIGQIVVAGIGGGLGGILEADRRRADDRESLSGEVRPRSWLWILGSLLAGLVTFGVVAVVLTTVLDPLIWPSLLVSLPFGIIAGIGVAVFTNHYLARAAEGRVDWRPVAVGAVAVILVFGLVVGGLSVLGQQRQAATTESTYQYEVTIAADETLENATFYVPVPTENGSSLLGERFVEDVRYDRYTPAVQGYDRDPAPVNFSYELVETERGRMLAITADRIEVTNVYYREVENETMGWYEQIPAEQYDPDDPDMGVQNDGSFTFTVTLVADDPIETADPFDDEPLLAPGVDRTEVDCFSGDSATHRCFEYDGQMYADYETSEETTVYVSAQLDGRNEWFSGGWTGNEYREWSRVELRGPQSGWVLTDGELEIGSGNYRN, encoded by the coding sequence GTGATCGGGGCGGTAGTCGGGAGCGTGTTAGGGTTCGTCCCGCTCGTGCTGCTGGTCGCGCCGGTGGTCGGCGGCGGTGTCGCGGGATATCTCGAACGTGACGGCGCGAAACGTGGTGCGGTCGCCGGAGGCGTTGCCGGCCTCCTGATGGCCGCTCTCACGACCGTCATCACCGGCACGATTACGTTCGTTCGGTTCGGCGACCTGCCGTTCGCGTCGCCGAACGTCCCCTTGGAGGGGCTCGCGCTCGCGGCGGCCCTGTCGTTGCTCGCATCAATCGGACAGATCGTCGTCGCGGGGATCGGTGGCGGACTCGGGGGAATTCTTGAAGCCGACCGACGGCGGGCTGACGACCGCGAGTCACTTTCAGGTGAGGTCCGTCCTCGTTCGTGGCTGTGGATCCTCGGCAGTCTCCTCGCCGGATTGGTCACGTTCGGTGTCGTCGCTGTCGTGCTGACCACCGTCCTGGATCCGCTGATTTGGCCGTCACTACTAGTGAGCCTTCCCTTCGGAATCATCGCTGGTATCGGGGTCGCGGTCTTCACCAACCACTACCTCGCTCGAGCAGCCGAGGGGCGCGTCGACTGGCGACCGGTCGCTGTCGGGGCGGTTGCTGTGATACTCGTGTTCGGCCTCGTCGTCGGTGGCCTGTCGGTGCTCGGCCAGCAGCGCCAGGCCGCGACGACCGAAAGCACCTACCAGTACGAAGTGACGATCGCTGCCGACGAAACTCTCGAGAACGCGACGTTCTACGTCCCCGTACCGACCGAAAACGGCTCTTCCCTCCTCGGCGAGCGGTTCGTCGAGGACGTCCGGTACGACAGGTACACCCCGGCGGTGCAAGGGTACGACCGCGACCCCGCGCCAGTGAATTTCTCGTACGAACTGGTTGAGACCGAACGGGGACGGATGCTGGCGATTACCGCTGACAGGATCGAGGTGACGAACGTCTACTACCGGGAGGTCGAAAACGAAACGATGGGCTGGTACGAGCAGATCCCGGCCGAGCAGTACGATCCTGACGACCCGGACATGGGTGTCCAGAACGACGGCAGCTTCACGTTCACTGTGACGCTCGTCGCCGACGACCCGATCGAGACGGCCGACCCCTTCGACGACGAACCGCTGCTCGCCCCGGGAGTCGACCGGACGGAGGTCGACTGTTTCTCCGGGGACTCGGCGACACACCGCTGTTTCGAGTACGATGGCCAGATGTACGCCGACTACGAGACCAGCGAGGAGACGACCGTCTACGTCTCCGCACAGCTCGACGGTCGCAACGAGTGGTTCTCCGGAGGCTGGACCGGCAACGAGTACCGCGAGTGGTCCCGGGTCGAACTCCGTGGTCCTCAGTCGGGCTGGGTCCTCACAGACGGCGAACTCGAGATCGGGAGCGGCAATTACCGGAATTAA
- a CDS encoding bactofilin family protein produces MSGVRLSFGTAERRGVVVALVAVLLLSTVTGVAAAQSVRGASGTIVVEEGQTVSSVDALAGSIVVRGTVTGDVSGAAGTIHVAEGGRVGGSISGAAGDVRIDGKVGGDVTAGSGNVQVTETATIGGDVEIGAGYVRIDGQIDGDVRVGAETIVLGPNADIGGEFRYDAAEFTQDPGATVAGGVVEDPDLRGNVGTFTLPNWVTTGYSLLANLLLGAILLALFPAFSARLAGRVSDEPAKTGGVGLLTLVGGPILLALVAITIIGIPLAVLGAIAFGLAIWVGVVYGQYAIGAWILRRAGRDDRWLALVTGLVGFAVLDLIPVLGGFLVFGALLLGLGSLTLELRDSFHTRRRSGPSDRQTTFAESFGDS; encoded by the coding sequence ATGAGTGGTGTGCGACTCTCTTTCGGGACGGCGGAGCGCCGGGGCGTTGTAGTCGCCCTCGTCGCGGTGCTCCTCCTTTCGACGGTGACAGGCGTCGCAGCGGCACAGTCCGTTAGGGGTGCCTCGGGAACGATTGTCGTCGAAGAAGGGCAAACAGTCTCCAGCGTCGACGCACTCGCGGGGAGCATCGTAGTTCGTGGAACCGTCACGGGAGACGTCTCCGGGGCCGCCGGGACGATTCACGTCGCCGAGGGTGGGCGCGTCGGGGGATCGATCTCCGGCGCGGCCGGGGACGTCCGTATCGACGGTAAGGTTGGGGGCGACGTTACCGCTGGCAGCGGAAACGTCCAAGTGACCGAGACCGCCACGATTGGTGGCGACGTTGAGATTGGCGCGGGATACGTCCGCATAGACGGCCAGATTGACGGCGACGTCCGTGTCGGCGCTGAGACAATCGTGCTTGGACCGAACGCAGATATCGGTGGCGAGTTCCGCTACGATGCCGCCGAGTTCACGCAAGATCCCGGCGCGACAGTCGCGGGCGGCGTCGTCGAGGATCCGGATCTCCGAGGCAACGTCGGTACCTTCACCCTCCCCAACTGGGTAACAACGGGGTACAGCCTCCTCGCAAATCTTCTACTCGGAGCGATTCTGCTCGCCCTCTTTCCGGCCTTCTCGGCGAGGCTCGCGGGGCGTGTGTCCGACGAGCCTGCGAAAACCGGCGGCGTTGGATTGCTGACCCTCGTCGGAGGACCGATTCTCTTGGCGCTGGTCGCCATCACGATCATCGGCATTCCACTCGCCGTCCTCGGCGCAATTGCGTTCGGGCTCGCAATCTGGGTTGGAGTCGTCTACGGTCAGTACGCCATCGGTGCGTGGATTCTCCGGCGGGCCGGACGGGATGACCGGTGGTTGGCGCTCGTGACCGGTCTCGTCGGGTTCGCAGTTCTGGATTTGATCCCGGTCTTGGGCGGATTTCTCGTATTCGGTGCACTCCTACTGGGACTGGGTTCACTCACGTTGGAACTCCGGGACTCGTTCCACACCCGGCGACGTTCGGGTCCCAGTGATCGACAGACGACGTTCGCCGAGTCGTTCGGCGATTCATAG
- a CDS encoding CPBP family intramembrane glutamic endopeptidase — MTSTGESETSMHLLSRHRVTIALLWTGLALAALVITPLILRTTTPIFQMFWLIVPLISLVRHREIDRVEFRTPDRGQGIRAAIAAGISYGTLLILAEPWSGVYDRLLVLALEGPDPTFAWLVRLDGVGGWAGLALFSGFVTLYSEELFLRGWLLQALNRRTTPRVAVAGQAVVFTIFQSIPIFFFEPLQAGLYLFVYAFGLGVIVGAGAQRTQSIWPGLAVVTVANLVLTAILV; from the coding sequence ATGACATCAACTGGTGAATCGGAGACATCGATGCATCTATTATCGCGGCATCGGGTCACCATCGCGCTCCTCTGGACAGGACTCGCGCTCGCTGCACTAGTGATTACTCCGCTAATACTGCGGACGACGACGCCGATCTTCCAGATGTTCTGGTTGATCGTCCCGTTGATCAGTCTCGTTCGGCATCGTGAAATCGACCGGGTTGAATTCCGAACTCCTGACCGTGGGCAAGGAATTCGAGCGGCGATCGCTGCAGGTATCTCTTATGGGACTCTACTCATCCTCGCCGAACCGTGGAGCGGAGTCTACGACCGCTTGCTCGTCCTCGCGTTAGAAGGGCCGGATCCCACGTTCGCGTGGTTAGTTCGCCTTGATGGTGTGGGTGGATGGGCGGGTTTAGCTCTTTTCAGCGGCTTCGTAACCCTGTATAGCGAAGAGCTGTTCCTTCGTGGCTGGTTGCTACAGGCGTTGAACCGGCGGACGACACCGAGAGTAGCAGTCGCTGGTCAGGCAGTTGTATTTACTATCTTCCAATCCATTCCCATCTTCTTTTTCGAACCGCTTCAGGCTGGGCTGTATCTCTTTGTCTATGCCTTCGGGCTTGGCGTAATCGTCGGTGCAGGCGCCCAACGAACACAGAGTATCTGGCCGGGGTTAGCAGTCGTGACTGTCGCAAACCTCGTTCTCACTGCAATACTCGTCTGA